The Deinococcus roseus genome segment TTACCTGCTGATTCCAGACCGTTTCTCCAACGGAAACACCGCCAACGACAATGCTGGAGCCGCCAACTGCTTTGACCCTGCCAGTGGCACCAAATTCCACGGCGGCGATCTTCAGGGCGTGCGCAACAAAATCAGTTACATCAAATCCCTGGGGGCCACCACTGTCTGGACCACCCCGGTTTACAAACAGGTCGGACTGGTCGGCAGCTCCTGCGGCTACCACGGTTACTGGGCCAACTTCACCAACAACGCAGCAGACACCAGTGTGGAGCCCAAACTGGGCAGCAGCAGCGACCTGACCGGTCTGATTTCCGACCTGCACCTGCCTGCCAACAACATGAAATTCATGATGGACATGGTGGTCAACCACGCCGGATATGGCGCAACTGTCGCCAGCACCAACCCCACCTGGTTCCACAGCAACTGCACCGGAAACGACATCACCTGCCCGCTTTCTGGATTGCCCGACTTCGCA includes the following:
- a CDS encoding alpha-amylase family glycosyl hydrolase is translated as MLKRRGLIALLTLALAACSQQTAPVSPSQIDQQTISGTNIDTWRKQVIYLLIPDRFSNGNTANDNAGAANCFDPASGTKFHGGDLQGVRNKISYIKSLGATTVWTTPVYKQVGLVGSSCGYHGYWANFTNNAADTSVEPKLGSSSDLTGLISDLHLPANNMKFMMDMVVNHAGYGATVASTNPTWFHSNCTGNDITCPLSGLPDFA